A stretch of Miscanthus floridulus cultivar M001 chromosome 13, ASM1932011v1, whole genome shotgun sequence DNA encodes these proteins:
- the LOC136501940 gene encoding wall-associated receptor kinase 2-like, protein MCRPSIMETVVVSVLRLVLMMFIISSSAGSRWASANIPSASSLAHQHCPSSCGDLNISYPFGIGPGCFHRGFELTCHHTAHPPKLFLGNSTTTQITSLYSSGLYTTHLGFNVTMSHGVDTYNVSWQAPDEGVVISHENTLYVVGCNVDTFMFGDNMTDLIGSCMSVCTDREAMERVNFDGYSCTGLGCCAIWLPRDLPAFMLQLVRRNVTAAQLLDDEGLSNVKVLLSQYYSFALGDLYMSSVNISNVQDALIEIAITDQPDCESAQVNKDTYACNDESNCQNLPSGRGYQCQCPSYMQGNPYVHDGCIQGPYFFT, encoded by the coding sequence ATGTGCCGCCCCTCCATCATGGAAACTGTAGTGGTTAGCGTGCTGCGACTTGTGCTGATGATGTTCATCATCTCCTCCAGCGCTGGATCGCGGTGGGCGTCGGCCAACATCCCTTCGGCTTCTTCCCTGGCTCATCAGCACTGCCCATCCAGCTGCGGGGATTTGAATATCTCTTATCCGTTTGGTATTGGGCCGGGCTGCTTCCACCGAGGCTTCGAGCTCACCTGCCACCACACGGCTCATCCACCCAAGCTCTTCTTGGGAAACAGTACCACTACTCAGATCACTTCACTTTATTCTAGTGGTCTTTATACTACTCATCTTGGTTTCAACGTAACCATGAGCCATGGTGTGGACACCTACAACGTGTCCTGGCAGGCCCCTGATGAGGGTGTTGTTATCAGTCATGAAAACACTTTGTATGTTGTCGGCTGCAATGTTGATACCTTCATGTTTGGTGACAATATGACAGATTTAATTGGTTCTTGCATGAGTGTCTGCACAGACAGAGAGGCCATGGAGAGGGTGAATTTTGATGGCTACAGCTGTACTGGGCTCGGCTGCTGCGCCATCTGGTTGCCAAGGGACCTGCCAGCCTTTATGCTCCAACTTGTCCGCCGCAACGTTACAGCAGCACAGTTATTAGACGATGAAGGGCTCTCCAACGTCAAGGTTCTACTATCACAATATTATAGCTTTGCTTTGGGTGATCTATACATGAGTTCGGTGAATATAAGCAATGTACAAGATGCATTGATTGAGATTGCCATCACGGACCAACCAGATTGTGAAAGTGCCCAAGTGAATAAGGACACTTATGCTTGTAATGATGAAAGCAACTGTCAAAACCTACCATCTGGACGAGGCTACCAATGCCAGTGTCCCAGTTACATGCAAGGCAACCCCTACGTGCATGATGGCTGCATCCAAGGTCCATACTTCTTCACATAA
- the LOC136501941 gene encoding wall-associated receptor kinase 5-like, with translation MCRPSIMETVVVSVLRLVLMMFIISSSAGSRWASANIPSASSLAHQHCPSSCGDLNISYPFGIGPGCFHRGFELTCDDTAHPPKLFLGNSTTTQITSPLYSSGLYTTALGFNVTMSHGVDTYNVSWQTPDEGVIISDDNTLFVVGCNVDAFMFGDNMTDLIGSCMSVCTDDRETMERVNFEGYCDGLGCCAIWLPRDLPAFILQLVRGNVTAAQLLDDEGLSNVKVLLSEDYSFALGDLYMSSVNISNVQDALIEIAITDQPDCESAQVNKDTYACNDESNCQNLPSGRGYQCQCPSYMQGNPYVRDGCIQAYNSRPKENCTRSCGNMTIPFPFGIEEGCFASDDFQLNCTSSNITVLDRKYAQYHVASVSLDDGFLAASNMVDDTSYKFMTRVVDSKESVVDGIFYFSPEAEIINWVIANLTCEQAMQKNDEYACISHNSDCQNVTRGRTHFGYRCKCSNGFRRRIRRACFKKNQGLLLEQLISNESTTNKPKIFSLEEVEEATNNFDATRVLGCGGHGTVYKGILSDQRVVAIKKSKIVEKTEIDQFINEVAILSQIIHRNVVKLFGCCLEDDVPLLVYEFISNGTLYDLLHIDVTTKCLLSWDDRVRIAMEAAGALAYLHSAAAIPIFHRDVKSSNILLNENFTAKVSDFGASRSLSLDETHVVTIVQGTFGYLDPEYYHTGQLTEKSDVYSFGVILVEFLTRKKPIFINNLGEKQSLSHYFVQALHERSLMEIMDPQVAEEADQEDINEITSLAEACLRVKGVERPTMKEVDMRLQFLRTKRLRKRHHLPEQDGDIEALLHLEAKNLNEHIDLVNAAHVIPQVSSRCYSLEQEYVSSFRSRN, from the exons ATGTGCCGCCCCTCCATCATGGAAACTGTAGTGGTCAGCGTGCTGCGACTTGTGCTGATGATGTTCATCATCTCCTCCAGCGCTGGATCGCGGTGGGCGTCGGCCAACATCCCTTCGGCTTCTTCCCTGGCTCATCAGCACTGCCCATCCAGCTGCGGGGATTTGAATATCTCTTATCCGTTTGGTATTGGGCCGGGCTGCTTCCACCGAGGCTTCGAGCTCACCTGCGACGACACGGCTCATCCACCCAAGCTCTTCTTGGGAAACAGTACCACTACTCAGATCACTTCTCCACTTTATTCTAGTGGTCTTTATACTACTGCTCTTGGTTTCAACGTAACCATGAGCCATGGTGTGGACACCTACAACGTGTCCTGGCAGACCCCTGATGAGGGTGTTATTATCAGTGATGATAACACTTTGTTTGTTGTCGGCTGCAATGTTGATGCCTTCATGTTTGGTGACAATATGACAGATCTAATTGGTTCTTGCATGAGTGTCTGCACAGACGACAGAGAGACCATGGAGAGGGTGAATTTTGAAGGCTACTGTGATGGGCTCGGTTGCTGCGCCATCTGGTTGCCAAGGGACCTGCCAGCCTTTATACTCCAACTTGTCCGCGGCAACGTTACAGCAGCGCAGTTATTAGACGATGAAGGGCTCTCCAACGTCAAGGTTCTACTATCAGAAGATTATAGCTTTGCTTTGGGTGATCTATACATGAGTTCGGTGAATATAAGCAATGTACAAGATGCATTGATTGAGATTGCCATCACGGACCAACCAGATTGTGAAAGTGCCCAAGTGAATAAGGACACTTATGCTTGTAATGATGAAAGCAACTGTCAAAACCTACCATCTGGACGAGGCTACCAATGCCAGTGTCCCAGTTACATGCAAGGCAACCCCTACGTGCGTGATGGCTGCATCCAAG CTTACAATTCAAGGCCCAAAGAGAACTGTACCAGATCATGTGGAAACATGACAATTCCATTCCCTTTTGGGATTGAAGAAGGTTGTTTCGCAAGCGATGACTTTCAACTCAACTGTACATCGAGTAATATCACTGTTCTTGACCGAAAGTACGCACAATATCATGTGGCCAGTGTATCACTTGATGATGGGTTTTTGGCTGCTAGCAACATGGTGGACGACACAAGCTACAAATTCATGACAAGGGTAGTCGACTCTAAAGAGTCTGTTGTGGACGGTATTTTTTATTTCTCACCGGAAGCTGAAATAATAAATTGGGTAATTGCAAACTTAACTTGTGAACAAGCTATGCAAAAAAATGATGAGTATGCGTGTATCAGTCACAACAGTGACTGCCAAAATGTCACGCGAGGGAGAACACATTTTGGATATCGTTGCAAATGTTCTAATGGCTTCCGAAGGAGAATCCGAAGAGCATGCTTCAAGAAAAATCAAGGTCTACTCTTGGAGCAACTAATATCAAATGAAAGCACTACTAACAAACCAAAGATATTCTccttggaggaggtagaggaggcaACCAACAATTTTGATGCTACTCGTGTTCTTGGTTGTGGAGGACATGGAACGGTTTATAAAGGGATTCTGTCAGATCAACGTGTGGTGGCTATAAAGAAATCTAAAATAGTGGAGAAAACAGAGATAGACCAGTTTATCAATGAGGTAGCTATTTTGTCTCAAATCATACATCGCAATGTGGTGAAACTTTTTGGTTGTTGCCTAGAAGATGATGTACCTTTGCTAGTCTATGAATTCATATCAAATGGCACTCTATATGACCTTCTTCACATAGATGTTACAACAAAGTGCTTACTATCATGGGACGATCGTGTAAGGATTGCAATGGAAGCAGCAGGAGCACTTGCTTATCTACATTCAGCTGCCGCAATACCAATTTTTCATAGAGATGTGAAGTCTTCCAATATACTCTTGAATGAAAACTTCACCGCAAAGGTTTCAGACTTTGGTGCTTCAAGATCTCTTTCACTTGATGAGACTCATGTGGTGACAATTGTTCAAGGAACATTCGGGTACTTGGATCCCGAATATTATCATACCGGTCAGCTAACTGAGAAGAGTGATGTATATAGTTTTGGAGTAATACTTGTGGAATTTTTGACAAGAAAGAAGCCAATTTTTATCAATAATTTAGGTGAAAAACAAAGTTTGTCCCATTACTTTGTTCAAGCACTTCATGAAAGATCTCTTATGGAAATAATGGATCCACAGGTTGCTGAAGAGGCAGACCAGGAAGATATTAATGAAATCACCTCCCTCGCAGAAGCATGCTTAAGGGTCAAAGGTGTAGAGCGACCAACTATGAAAGAAGTAGACATGAGGTTACAATTCCTAAGAACAAAGAGACTGAGAAAAAGACATCATTTACCTGAACAAGATGGAGATATTGAGGCTTTGTTACACCTAGAAGCTAAGAATTTAAATGAACATATTGATCTTGTCAATGCTGCCCATGTAATACCTCAAGTGTCCTCTAGGTGCTACAGTTTGGAGCAAGAATATGTGTCTTCATTTAGGTCACGTAACTAA